Genomic DNA from Vibrio tubiashii ATCC 19109:
AGGCAGATACAGAGGAATCGATACGACAAGTACGCCGAGCCAAGCCATTGTAAAACGGTGATGCTCACTCAACCATAATCCAGCGAGCGCAGCAACAGTCAACACAATACCAATCATGAACAGTTGGTTTTCGTTAGACGTTTCTGGGGCTTGATAAAAACCGCCTTGAGAAGAGAGCGGCTGGTTCACTCGCTGTTTAAAGTGCTGCCAACAAGCTAATAGTGTTGCCGCGAGGGTTAGCAGCAGCGCTTGTGCCCACCATTGCCACTGCCAAGTGCCGGGAAGCAGTGTTGCTCCGTAAAGTTGTTCAAGTGTGAGCGCAACGGTTGGGTGCAGCCAATGACTAAGTTGCATACCTAATACAAAACCGAGTGAAGCGCCGAGGGTAACCAGAATGGTCAGTTCAATCAGCAGTGCCGTGAACACCAGGTTTTGCCCAACCCCCGCTTGTTGGACTTGGACTAACAGCCGATTACGTTTGAGTAAGCTGTACTTCACGCCGTTATAAGCGATAAATAGACCAACCAGAAATGCCAATAGGCTCATCGCGGTAAGGTTGAGGTGGAAGCTATCAGTGAGTGAACCAAGATCAGTGCTTTGATTGTTGGCGATCCATTGTCCTTGCTCGTCGATGAGGTGTTGCCATTTTGCTTGTGCGTTATTACCTGTATTAAAGCCTGCGTCGAAAACAGCAATGTAACTGAGCTGTCCTTGTTTGTTGAGCAACTGCTGGGCAAAGCCAATATCCATCAACATTCGGCTGCCTAATTGCCACTCATCGGGTAATACGACGACACGGGTCGGAACTTCATCCAGAGTCAGTGTTTCTACTTCGCCTAAGTTCTGGTGCTGCGACAAGCTCATCATCACTATAGGTTCGCCAGCTAAAAGCTCAGGGAGCGGCAAAGCACTGTCGAATAGAGAAACGTTTTGCTCGCTGTCTGATGATTGTTGGTTGTGGGTTGAATAGCGAGAGCGTGATGAGATAGCAGCAATCAATTCGCTACCTTGTACTGACCAGCGACGACCTTGCTGGTCTCGAACTCGCCCTTCAATTACAGGTAATGCTGCACTGAGTCCGTTTTGTCTGAGACTGAAGTAAAGCGATTCAGGCAAATAGTTTTGCCCCGCTGCTGGAATTATCAGGTTTTTCGCTTGAGCACTCAGTTGCTCGGTGGATTCCGCATAGCTGCGCTTAGCATTGAGGTTGATTGCTTGTACGGCAACAAACAAGGTTACCGCGAGCACGATACCAATCAGAATTGCAGCTGCTTGCAGGGGAGCTTGGCGATAATGCGCCGCAAACAGATTCAATGTGAGTCGAGTGTGTGTGAGTCTGATACGCGAGAACCTAACCTGAGTCATGGTGTTACCCTCGGTCGCTTTGCTCTTGCAAAGTAGGGAGGGGGGGCTGCAAATCACCATTGCGTAATTGACCGTTTTCTAGCCGCAAACGAGTCTGCATAAACTCAGCGCAATCGGGGCTGTGGGTCACTAAGAGCACTGCAGTATTGCCGTGGGTGGTGATTTCACTCAGTAGCTTCATCACCTCCAATCCTGCTTTTTGGTCGAGATTTCCTGTCGGTTCATCGGCAAGTAGAAGTTTAGGTTTATGAGCCAAAGCGCGAGCGATGGCGACTCTTTGTTGCTGGCCGCCAGAAAGGGCAGAAACGTGTCTATCAAGAAGCTGATTGATGCCCAATGTCTCGATGAGATAATCGCACCAATCGTTCCATTTTTGTTGGTTTAGATGCAGAGGAAAGGCAATGTTTTGTTTTACGTTGAGTGGTGTTAACAGGTTGAATTGTTGAAAGATGACACCGAGCTTTTGATGGCGGAACTGGCTCCATTGCGGGTCTTTCCAAGCTGCTGTGTTATCGCCATCTAACCACAATTCACCATCGGAAAGCGGCTCAAAACCAGCAATGACATTGAGTAGGGTACTTTTGCCGCTACCACTTGCGCCCGTCAACGCCACACTTGCACCTGCCGCTAAAGTGAAATCGACGCCTTCCAATACGCGATGGGTTTCTTTGCCATCGACGAAACTTTTGTTGGCGCGTTTTAGTGACACTAACGGCAAATCCATGCGCGGCTCCTTGCTACTTTTTAGGCCTTGAGTTCTAAGTTGTACTCGTATTCCGTTTCCGAGATCTTTTTAAATCCAAGACGTTGGTACAACTGATAAGCAGGATTGGTTTTTATCACACTTAAACCAACTCGTGATTGGCTAGCTTGAGCTTTTTCGATCAGGTTTTTTACTAGTCTGCTGCCAATACTCGCGTTTTGGTAACCCGGATGAATCTGAATTTGGATGAGATACCAGAGGTTTTGATCGGCTTGGTATTCAGCTTTAAACAAACCAATAGGCACTTGATCTAAGGTAATGATTTGAGCACAGTCGAACTTGTACTGAATGCGATTCAAATAGTCGTCGAGGCTAATTGGCATGCCGACTTGTTCAAGGTAGTCATGCATTGTGGCATTGCGTAGGTCGACTAAAAAATCTATGTCTGATTCGAGTGCAGGTCTTAGGGAAATGTTCATCTTTCGTCCGTGAGATGTGAAGGCTTCATATGCAATGAAGCATGACACTTATTCAAGGTCGAGACAAATCGTTCTATTAAGCTTCAGATTAAAAACAAAAAAACCACCTGAAGCGGTGGTTTAGTTTACAGTCTTATGCGATTAAACGTAGTACGCTTCAACTTCGCCTTTTAGTTGGATAAGCATTGGGTTACCAAAGCGGTCTTTCGCTTTTGGAGATGCGATTTTTACCCAACCTTCGCTAACGCAGTACTCTTCAACGTCTGTGCGCTCTTGACCTTTAAAACGAATACCGATTTGGTGATCGAAGCACTCTTTTACAAAGAAAGGGCTACGTGGGTTACCTGATAGGCGATCTGGTAGAGCTGGTTTAGCTGTATCTGTCATGTTTTTCGACCTTGAAGTCCGTAAAAAAAGTGCGCCATTGTAATTCACAGATTGCTATGGGTTCAAGACATCTAATGACAGTTATCACAAACGATCTAAGTTTGAATCTACAACCCCTTCAAATACTGGGCATTGGCCGTTGGCTGAATCATGCTGTTTATGGCTTGAATATTCTTTTCGTTATGCTGATCCAGTAGCGCTAAAAAGGCATCAATCAATTCTGGTTTACTGGCTGTCACTTGTGTTTCGGTTTGAATATCGCGCAGATCGATCAACACATCAGTGAACAGTTGCGGTAAATCTTGCAATACTTGCAGATTCAATACGTTGTGTTCACTGTAGATTGAGTTGTGGCTGCCCTTTTGTTTTTGCACTACGTACGGGTTGTCTTTGAGATTAATGATAGATGTACGCTTGTCACAACGCTTCAAACAACCTTTATTGACTTTGATCTTGCGGCAGCCTTCGGTCTGTTGGAACAAACATTGGCGGCTCGTCAGCAGTGTATTTGGGTGGTAGATGCTGTAAAAGCTGCGCATGTTTTGCGGACGTTTAATATGGCGCATCTGCTTCATGTTCAACTCGTTGGAGACAAATGCGCCGCTTGCGGCAAACTCTTGTTGTAAACATTTGAATGAGTAAGAGTTGACCGTGTTCATCAGCGGGCCCGCGATCCAACCCAATCCAAGCTCTTGAGCTAAAATGCCTACTCCGGAGTTGTTAGTGATCGAGAGCGCTGGCTTTACTGCCTCTAACAGTGTGCGTGCAGCTTGGTAATCGTCACCAATCAAAATTGCAGGAAACCAAGGTTTTAACTGCGGATTTGCTTGGAACAGCTCGATCATTGCGTTCAGTTCAGCCGCCAGTCCCATCGGCAGCTGAAAATAGACGTCTACGTCAGTGTATTTGAGCAGTGCGACGTCTTGTGGTGATGAGAACAATACCGATAACCTTGGCGTTCCTTGACGCATTTCTGGCTGAGGTAGCAGGGGCAAAGTAGGTACATCAATCGCCCCTTTTAGGCTGCTAGCAGAAGCTTGTGTTGTAGTGACGTCAAAGTCTTGGGTCTTTTCAGCGACTTTCTCGATGATTGCTGTTTTGTCGTCGTAGAGCTTTTTCTTCACTACTTTTACATCGTCGGCGGATTCACATTTGTAGATTTTCGAAAAGTGTTTCACCGCATGGTCGCGGGGGTTGTCGATGTACATCGCTTTACCGAAGTCACCTTGCAAGAATGCATTGGAGAAATCACGGTTGAAGACGGTGTACAGTTCCGTGGTGTCATTCGACAGTTCCACGCCATCGCACAAGCGGTCAATCTGCTTACGCCAGTTGTCGACCACGGTGTAAACGTAGTGAGATTTCTTGATGCGGCCTTCCACTTTCAACGAATACACGCCGGCATCCGCAAGCGCTGCCAAATCGCCAAAGGCCGAGTTGTCTTTCATATTGAGTGGGTAGCTATTACCGGTTTTGGTGGTTTGGTACTCTTCACGACAAGGTTGACTGCATCGACCACGGTTGCCTGAAGCGCCATTACGCGCAGAGCTGATGTAGCAAATCCCAGAGAATCCGATGCAGTAAGAGCCGTGGACAAACACTTCCATCATTACATCATGCTCACGACCAAACTGAGCCAGCTGTTTAATCTCGCTGATGTTCAGCTCGCGCGATAGATTGACGCGACTTGCCGTCAATCGATTGAGAAACAATATTTGCCCCTCGTTATGGGTATTGAGCTGAGTTGATGCGTGTACATCTAAATCAGGAAAATAGTTGTTGAGAATGTAGGCCAAACCAAGGTCTTGTACGATCACGCCATCAATCGCCGTGGTGTTCAATTGACTAAGCAAGCGCACAATGGCTGGAATTTCGCTTTCTAGAATCAACACGTTGAGAGTCAGGAAGATCTTACAGTTGTGCTGATGCGCAAGCTGCAATACGCCATTCAAGTTATCTAAGGTGAGGTTAGTGGCTCGGTTACGCGCATTGAAACGGTCTAAACCACAATAGATAGCATCCGCCCCAGCGGCAATGGCTGCCTTAATCGAATCTAAATCTCCGCCCGGTGCTAATAACTCAAATTGATCGCGTGTCACTACTTATCTCTTACTCAATAAAATAGGAGCGGTATTTTACGGGGATAAAAAGTGTGATCTAGCGCTGATTAAGGCTTTGTTAATCTGCATCAATTAATTTGTCTTCTAAGGCGAGATTTCAATTAATGGTTGCAATCACTGCGAATTGCTTTAGTGTTATACCTATGTATAACACTAAAGCGCAATTGATAAGGCAAGCTTCATGACAGATTGGAACGAAACGCAGCCTATCTTTCGTCAACTAGCGGATCGAATTACAGAGCAAATCCTGCAAGGCATTTGGAACGAAGGAGAGGCATTACCTTCGGTTCGAGCCGTAGCAGGAGATTTGAAAATCAACCACATCACTGTGATGAAAGGTTATCAGCTACTGGTGGATGAAGGTCTCGTAGAAAAAAAACGCGGTCAGGGAATGTTCGTGGCACAAGGCGCACTGAGTCAGTTAAAAGCGTCGCAAAAACAGGATTTTATTCAGCAGCAGATCCCGTCAATCGCGGTGAAACTGCAGCAGCTAGACATTCCACTTCAAGAATTTATTGAGCAGTTAACACTGCACGTTGAGGGCAAACAATGAGCGTATTAATTGAAGCTCGGCAGGTAACCAAGCACTACTCAGGTCGAGCCAAAGAGCAAGGCGAAGCGATTAAAAACATTAGTTTTGAACTCAAAGCGGGACAAGTCCTCGGTTTGCTTGGTCACAATGGTGCAGGTAAATCGACCTTGATTAAAAGCCTGCTCGGTGCTCACGACTATCAGGGTGATATTCAAGTACTGGGGCTTGAGCCTATCTCACAGCGCGCCAAAGTGATGGAGCACCTGTCTTATATTTCAGATGTGAACGTGCTGCCTGACTGGATGACGGTAAGACAAATTCTTCGTTACACCGCCGGTGTTCACCCAAGTTTCGATGTGAACAAAGCGCGTGCTGTACTTGAGAAAACCGACATCAAGCTTAATAGCAAAATCAAATCGCTCTCAAAAGGCATGAAGGTACAGCTACATCTTGCGATTGTGATTTCGACTGACACCAAAGTATTGATTCTCGATGAGCCTACCCTCGGCTTGGATCTTGTTTACAGAGATACCTTTTATCGACATCTTCTTGAATGGTTTCATGATGGAGAGCGTGCCCTGATTATTGCCAGCCATGAGGTGTCTGAGATTGAACACCTGCTAACCGATGTGTTGATCCTTAAGCATGGTCAAGCAGTGTTGCAATCGTCAATGGAAAACATTGCCGAAGATTACGTGATCGTTGAAACCACCGATGAACAACGCGCACAAATGGAAGCATTGAAGCCGCTTTCTAGTGAGCGAGCTCTTGGCAGTACGCGTTGGCTGATTCGTTCTGAACAAGCGCAACAACTCGATAGCGTAGACAAAATTTACAATGTAAAACTGGCAGATCTGTTCTTAGCTCTACAGAAGGAGGCTGCGTAATGAATCCTTATTTTTATATGCTAGAGAAAGAGTGGCTAGAACATAAAGTGATCACACGTATTCCTTTAGTGCTGCTCGTGTGTGGTGTGCTGCTGCTACTCTCGATCTTGATGAATTCGACCATTCAAAGCAATGTCACTTACGAGCTAACGTATGATGTGAATGGCTTCGAATCTGGTTATGAATTAGGTAAGCAGTTAAGTGGCTTGGCGTTTGGCTTCACTGGCTTTTTGTCGATGTTATTGACCAGCCTTTATTTCCCGAAGACATTACGTAAAGAGCGCCAAGAGGGCAGTGTGATGTTTTGGCGTAGCATGCCTGTCTCTGACATGACGACACATTTAGTGAAGCTTGGTTTTGGTTTGCTGGTGACACCTATCATTTGTTCAATGTTGGTTGTGTCTGCTGACTTCCTAATGTGGGTGATTAATCTTGTCATGTCGGAGAAATTCCCACTGTTCTTCACTGGTGAGTCAATCTTTTACGTCTTTACCCATTGGTTTGAGTTTATTGGTCGCATGTGGTTAGTGGGCTTGGCGCTACTGCCGCTCGCAACTTTGGCTATGGCCATTTCTCAGAAGGTTAATTCGCCTCTGTTAGTCATGGTGATTGGTTTTTACGTGATTAAACTGCTCTCGACAAACCTGCTAGGGACGTACGCTGTGAGCCATTTCTTACAGGCTGTAACGACCTTGCCATTTGATCTTCTTATTGAGGGCAATCCACTTGTTGCCTTTGCTAATGTTGGCACTGTTAACTTGGTTGTCTACTTTGCATTGGGCGCGTTGGGCTTGCTGGCAAGCTTAAGATTAAGTCGCTCTGTCGACTAGAACGCTTTGATGGTTTGAAAATAACAAAGGCGCTAACGGTTGGTTAGCGCCTTTTTTGTTTGCGGTGGATTGCTATTAGTCTCCGAGCGGCTGACGGTCTAAGCCACCTCGATATGAGTCTAATGCCAACTTAAGCCGTCTTAGTTTGTCTCTTGAACGTCGCTTATGGTTGACGGCAAGCGCCATCGAAAGGACATCAACCAAGGCTAACATTGCGTAACGAGACGCAGAAGGTTTGTAGATAAAATCGGTCTCTTGGTGCTCAATCGGCAGTGTGAGATCGGCAATGTCAGAGAGCGGCGTTGAGCTCGGTGTGATGGCGATGATCTTTACCCCGTATTGCTTTGCCAGCTCTGCAGTTTCGATGATGGTCGGCGTGTATCCCGTTGCGGATAACATCACCAATACGTCATTACTGTCTGCGGTAGAAGCAATCATACGTGCAAGCAAACCGTCGTTATAAGCAACCACAGGGTAGCCTAAACGGAATAGGCGATGCTGCATCTCTTGCGAGGCAATGGTTGAGCCTCCACCCATACCGATAGAGATGACTTGTCTTGCATTGTGTAGCCAACCCACAGCAGTATCGATATCGGCTTCGTTGATCAAATTGCGGTTGATATCTAACGACTGCTTGATGGATTCGTAGATGCCCTGATAACCACTTTGATCTGGCGGCTCAAGAATAAAACGTTGACCAACTGTTAGGGTTTGCGCCAGCTTGATTTTCATATCACGAACGTTTTTACAGCCAACGGCTTTAGCAAAGCGAGTGATCGTAGCCTCACTGACTTCAGCGCTTTCAGCAAGTTCAGTGATACTCGCATTCGCTGCAGTCTGAATATCGTCCATGATCAGTTTGGCGACTTTCTTCTCGGCGTCGCGCAGAGCGCTAAAACGCTCAGTGATTTGCGAAATAATATCGACGTCTAAACTCAAGATGTTTTCCTATTCTAGCAATGGAGACCAATGGGGTGGCCTCCATATCAATGCGTTGCAGTATACCTGATTCATTCAAGCGTAAAAGTTCAGCGGTTTAGAAACGTGTTTCTACCCAGTGAGTCACATTGTATTCATCGTCGCACACGGCGATGGCACGCCATTTATCGAAAGTCAGGCAAGGGTGTGAGGTTGAGAAAGCGACAACGTCGCCAACATCGAGTGGGCAATCAGGATCTATCTCCATAAACGCATGTTGATCCATCACTGCAGTGGTGACTGCATTAGAGACGGAAATGGCTTCCCCGTCGCGGTATGCACGCTCTGGGATGGGTAAACCGGCATCAAAAGCGACGTCTCTTTTTCCTAGGCCAACCACGAGTTTACCCGGCTCAGGTTTTGAGATGACGTGTGCCCACACTTCAAGAGAGGACTGTAAATCACCACCTAAATCACACGCTGCCCCTTGGTTTTTCTCTGCTCTCGCCATGACTTTGTTTTGAGCGTCTAGATAGATCCCCGTGTCATGGATGGCGTAGCAACCTGGGCGAATAATGGCATCTAGATCGTCGAGGTTGGCAAAACACTCAGAAACTACGTCGTACCAAGCTGAACCTGCACCCGTCACAATTGGCTTACCTGAGATGAGTTGACCGCGAGCCAGTTTACGGCCAAGCGTTACGATCTGATTGAGAAAATCACGAATGGCTTGTTCTGCATTGTCACCATGGATGACCCCTTCGTAAGCTTCAATACCAGTCAATAACAGGTGAGATTGATCGGCAATGCGCTGAGCAAGCTCGGCAACTTGCTGCTCAGTTCGACAGCCGCAGCGTCCACCTTCAACACCGAATTCAATCAAGACATTGAGTTTGACGTCACGGCTCGCAAAGAACTGCCCAAGTGCTTCAACGTTACGCTGTGAATCAACGCAAACAAATACATCAACACTATGCTGCTCAATCAGATTGGCCACGATAGCCATATTGGCTTTGCCGACCAATTGATTAGCGATAATGATGTTACTTGCCCCTGCTAACGCCGCAACTTCAGCTTGAGCGGCTGTGGCGACAGTCATTCCCCATGCGCCTTGGTCAAGTTGCTGACGAAATAACGCGGGTGTCATGCTGGTTTTGCCATGCGGGCATAACTTGACGTTGTGGGTTGCGGCGAAGCGCTGCATCCAGTCGAGGTTATTGTTGATTCTAGATTGTTGAATAACGGCAGCGGGCAGACTGATTTCTTCGTTGATCAAGCTGTAGGTTTGCTGGCTATCACTCTGATATGGCTGAGACTTCTCACCCCACCCAGGGATGTTGATAGTATTATTATGATAGTTTGTATCACACTTTTTCTCGAATTCTTTCATCGCAAGTTCACTTCTAACATGATTTAAGTTGTTGATTACTAATGTTTGTTGCTATCTAGACTAATTTATATGTTAGAAACTATCAAACAAATTCGGTTTTTATGTGTGTTTTGTCACTGATTTAAATACGGGAATTATTAGTATGTACACATGCAAACGAGAGACGAAGAGAGTGAACCATGTTGTTCGATACCATAATCAAAAGTGTAGAAGTCTTTGACGGTACCGGCGCTCCAGCATATACCGCTGATGTCGCAATTCGTCACAATCGTGTAGAGCAAATTGGTGAATTATCTGAAGCGACGGCTAGCAAGGTGATTGATGGACAAGGCTTGGCACTCGCACCGGGTTTTATTGATGTTCACACTCACGATGATACCAATGTGATTCGTTATCCCGAGTGTCTTCCAAAGATCAGTCAAGGTGTGACGACTGTGATTGTCGGTAACTGTGGCATTAGTGCCAGCCCGACTACCTTAGCCGGTGACCCACCTGATCCAATGAACCTACTCGGTAAGCAAGAAGATTTTAAATACCCAACGTTCGCTAGCTACGCGCAAGCTGTGCAGCAAGCAAATCCTGCAGTCAATGTAGCGGCATTAGTCGGTCACACCACTTTGCGTAATAACGTGATGGATGACTTGCAACGCACCGCGACCGATGAAGAAATCGCTCAAATGCGCAGTACGCTTGACCAAGCGATGGCAGAAGGTGCGCTTGGTTTGAGCTCTGGTCTTGCCTATGCGAGCGCGAAACAAGCGACAGCGGACGAGGTCATGCGCTTAGCACAGGTGCTCGGTCAACACGGCGGCATTTATACCACCCACATGCGTACAGAATTTGAAGAGATCATCTCCGCAATGGAAGAAGCGTTTGAAACCGGTCAGTTCGCTAAAGTGCCTGTTGTTATCTCGCATCTTAAGTGTGCTGGTGCTGGCAATTGGGGACGAACAAAAGAAGTGCTTAATGTGATGGATGAAGCGGCGAAACACCAAGATGTGTCTTGTGACTGTTACCCGTACTCCGCAAGTTCATCAACACTCGACCTAAAACAAGTGACCGACGAGATCGATATCTTTATTACTTGGTCGGAAGCTGCTCCTGAACATGCAGGCAAAATGCTCAAAGACATTGCCGCAGAAATGAATCTGCCTTTAATGGAAGCGGCAAAAGCGATTCAACCCGCTGGCGCGGTTTACCACTGCATGGATGAAAACGACGTTAAACGCGTTTTGAAATACAAACTGACCATGGTGGGCTCCGACGGATTACCCAATGACCCGCATCCACATCCACGTTTGTGGGGCACTTTTCCGAAAGTGCTTGGGCACTACTGTCGTGAAGAGAAACTGTTTTCATTAGCAGAAGCCATTCACAAAATGACGGGCATGTCAGCCAAGCGATATAACTTAAAAGATCGCGGCGAAATAAAAGTCGGGGCTTACGCAGATTTAGTTTTATTTAACCCAAATACAATAAAAGATACCGCAACCTTTGAAAATCCTATTTCAATGGCAAAAGGTGTTGAATCTGTATTTGTTAATGGTGAGTTGTCTTATTTATCTGGCGATGTAACCAAAAATAGAAGTGGCGTATTTATTTATAGAAATGACGCCTAAAAATTAAAATTAATTTATTTATTATCAATTTAATAAAGTACTTATACTGGAGAATATTATGTCTATTAAGCGTTACGGTGTAGAAGGTGGAACAGGCACTGGTGGTCAACACCTTCCATTTGCACGAGCGACTGAAGCAGGCGGTTTCCTATACGTTTCTGGTCAAACACCAATGACCGACGGTGAAGTGGTAGAAGGTGGTATTGTTGACCAGTCTCGCCTAGCGATTCAAAACTGTGTCGATATCATGACTGAAGCAGGCTACACACTAGAAGATGTGGTTCATGTAAAGGTTGTTTTAACGGACTCTCGTTATTTCCAATCATTCAATAAGGTGTTCAATGAATTCTTTGGCGAGCACCCGCCAGCACGTATCTGCATGGTGTGTGATTTGGTCGTTGACGTGAAGGTAGAAGTCGACGTGA
This window encodes:
- a CDS encoding ABC transporter permease, translating into MTQVRFSRIRLTHTRLTLNLFAAHYRQAPLQAAAILIGIVLAVTLFVAVQAINLNAKRSYAESTEQLSAQAKNLIIPAAGQNYLPESLYFSLRQNGLSAALPVIEGRVRDQQGRRWSVQGSELIAAISSRSRYSTHNQQSSDSEQNVSLFDSALPLPELLAGEPIVMMSLSQHQNLGEVETLTLDEVPTRVVVLPDEWQLGSRMLMDIGFAQQLLNKQGQLSYIAVFDAGFNTGNNAQAKWQHLIDEQGQWIANNQSTDLGSLTDSFHLNLTAMSLLAFLVGLFIAYNGVKYSLLKRNRLLVQVQQAGVGQNLVFTALLIELTILVTLGASLGFVLGMQLSHWLHPTVALTLEQLYGATLLPGTWQWQWWAQALLLTLAATLLACWQHFKQRVNQPLSSQGGFYQAPETSNENQLFMIGIVLTVAALAGLWLSEHHRFTMAWLGVLVVSIPLYLPKTLSVLANECERRSRSGLIQYLFAELRELISPLSLAMMALLLAVTANIGMNTLVGSFESTLKQWLEQRLHADIYVSPAQGEIANVERALERFDGVETVYKQYYVDDNLQGLPTLLGTKDKDTLEQTMVFKSHLDNFWQRFYQGELVAISEPTAVKLGLSLDSELELDAIPNKTLRVGAIFHDYGSPNGEVLLAPKLWHESGFTNLPTSLGVKVSSDPDLVYDQLRKQLNLHPSQLYNQAQIKSIALDIFSQTFAITRALNGVTLMVAVIGLFSACFMLLDARKAAIARLYALGVSRRKLMTMVIGQIVALVSFTLIIALPLGAMVGYVLTDIVTMRAFGWSLSYLWSWSDALSISAITILVAVVATLIPLWRLVGKPVVSSLQSEVL
- a CDS encoding ABC transporter ATP-binding protein, whose product is MDLPLVSLKRANKSFVDGKETHRVLEGVDFTLAAGASVALTGASGSGKSTLLNVIAGFEPLSDGELWLDGDNTAAWKDPQWSQFRHQKLGVIFQQFNLLTPLNVKQNIAFPLHLNQQKWNDWCDYLIETLGINQLLDRHVSALSGGQQQRVAIARALAHKPKLLLADEPTGNLDQKAGLEVMKLLSEITTHGNTAVLLVTHSPDCAEFMQTRLRLENGQLRNGDLQPPLPTLQEQSDRG
- a CDS encoding GNAT family N-acetyltransferase; the encoded protein is MNISLRPALESDIDFLVDLRNATMHDYLEQVGMPISLDDYLNRIQYKFDCAQIITLDQVPIGLFKAEYQADQNLWYLIQIQIHPGYQNASIGSRLVKNLIEKAQASQSRVGLSVIKTNPAYQLYQRLGFKKISETEYEYNLELKA
- a CDS encoding DUF3297 family protein, with translation MTDTAKPALPDRLSGNPRSPFFVKECFDHQIGIRFKGQERTDVEEYCVSEGWVKIASPKAKDRFGNPMLIQLKGEVEAYYV
- a CDS encoding peptidase U32 family protein, yielding MTRDQFELLAPGGDLDSIKAAIAAGADAIYCGLDRFNARNRATNLTLDNLNGVLQLAHQHNCKIFLTLNVLILESEIPAIVRLLSQLNTTAIDGVIVQDLGLAYILNNYFPDLDVHASTQLNTHNEGQILFLNRLTASRVNLSRELNISEIKQLAQFGREHDVMMEVFVHGSYCIGFSGICYISSARNGASGNRGRCSQPCREEYQTTKTGNSYPLNMKDNSAFGDLAALADAGVYSLKVEGRIKKSHYVYTVVDNWRKQIDRLCDGVELSNDTTELYTVFNRDFSNAFLQGDFGKAMYIDNPRDHAVKHFSKIYKCESADDVKVVKKKLYDDKTAIIEKVAEKTQDFDVTTTQASASSLKGAIDVPTLPLLPQPEMRQGTPRLSVLFSSPQDVALLKYTDVDVYFQLPMGLAAELNAMIELFQANPQLKPWFPAILIGDDYQAARTLLEAVKPALSITNNSGVGILAQELGLGWIAGPLMNTVNSYSFKCLQQEFAASGAFVSNELNMKQMRHIKRPQNMRSFYSIYHPNTLLTSRQCLFQQTEGCRKIKVNKGCLKRCDKRTSIINLKDNPYVVQKQKGSHNSIYSEHNVLNLQVLQDLPQLFTDVLIDLRDIQTETQVTASKPELIDAFLALLDQHNEKNIQAINSMIQPTANAQYLKGL
- a CDS encoding GntR family transcriptional regulator, encoding MTDWNETQPIFRQLADRITEQILQGIWNEGEALPSVRAVAGDLKINHITVMKGYQLLVDEGLVEKKRGQGMFVAQGALSQLKASQKQDFIQQQIPSIAVKLQQLDIPLQEFIEQLTLHVEGKQ
- a CDS encoding ABC transporter ATP-binding protein, which codes for MSVLIEARQVTKHYSGRAKEQGEAIKNISFELKAGQVLGLLGHNGAGKSTLIKSLLGAHDYQGDIQVLGLEPISQRAKVMEHLSYISDVNVLPDWMTVRQILRYTAGVHPSFDVNKARAVLEKTDIKLNSKIKSLSKGMKVQLHLAIVISTDTKVLILDEPTLGLDLVYRDTFYRHLLEWFHDGERALIIASHEVSEIEHLLTDVLILKHGQAVLQSSMENIAEDYVIVETTDEQRAQMEALKPLSSERALGSTRWLIRSEQAQQLDSVDKIYNVKLADLFLALQKEAA
- a CDS encoding MurR/RpiR family transcriptional regulator; translation: MSLDVDIISQITERFSALRDAEKKVAKLIMDDIQTAANASITELAESAEVSEATITRFAKAVGCKNVRDMKIKLAQTLTVGQRFILEPPDQSGYQGIYESIKQSLDINRNLINEADIDTAVGWLHNARQVISIGMGGGSTIASQEMQHRLFRLGYPVVAYNDGLLARMIASTADSNDVLVMLSATGYTPTIIETAELAKQYGVKIIAITPSSTPLSDIADLTLPIEHQETDFIYKPSASRYAMLALVDVLSMALAVNHKRRSRDKLRRLKLALDSYRGGLDRQPLGD
- a CDS encoding amino acid deaminase, which produces MKEFEKKCDTNYHNNTINIPGWGEKSQPYQSDSQQTYSLINEEISLPAAVIQQSRINNNLDWMQRFAATHNVKLCPHGKTSMTPALFRQQLDQGAWGMTVATAAQAEVAALAGASNIIIANQLVGKANMAIVANLIEQHSVDVFVCVDSQRNVEALGQFFASRDVKLNVLIEFGVEGGRCGCRTEQQVAELAQRIADQSHLLLTGIEAYEGVIHGDNAEQAIRDFLNQIVTLGRKLARGQLISGKPIVTGAGSAWYDVVSECFANLDDLDAIIRPGCYAIHDTGIYLDAQNKVMARAEKNQGAACDLGGDLQSSLEVWAHVISKPEPGKLVVGLGKRDVAFDAGLPIPERAYRDGEAISVSNAVTTAVMDQHAFMEIDPDCPLDVGDVVAFSTSHPCLTFDKWRAIAVCDDEYNVTHWVETRF
- a CDS encoding N-acyl-D-amino-acid deacylase family protein → MLFDTIIKSVEVFDGTGAPAYTADVAIRHNRVEQIGELSEATASKVIDGQGLALAPGFIDVHTHDDTNVIRYPECLPKISQGVTTVIVGNCGISASPTTLAGDPPDPMNLLGKQEDFKYPTFASYAQAVQQANPAVNVAALVGHTTLRNNVMDDLQRTATDEEIAQMRSTLDQAMAEGALGLSSGLAYASAKQATADEVMRLAQVLGQHGGIYTTHMRTEFEEIISAMEEAFETGQFAKVPVVISHLKCAGAGNWGRTKEVLNVMDEAAKHQDVSCDCYPYSASSSTLDLKQVTDEIDIFITWSEAAPEHAGKMLKDIAAEMNLPLMEAAKAIQPAGAVYHCMDENDVKRVLKYKLTMVGSDGLPNDPHPHPRLWGTFPKVLGHYCREEKLFSLAEAIHKMTGMSAKRYNLKDRGEIKVGAYADLVLFNPNTIKDTATFENPISMAKGVESVFVNGELSYLSGDVTKNRSGVFIYRNDA
- a CDS encoding RidA family protein; the protein is MSIKRYGVEGGTGTGGQHLPFARATEAGGFLYVSGQTPMTDGEVVEGGIVDQSRLAIQNCVDIMTEAGYTLEDVVHVKVVLTDSRYFQSFNKVFNEFFGEHPPARICMVCDLVVDVKVEVDVTCYREDRR